From Micromonospora echinaurantiaca:
CGGTGCAGCGAGTTGACGTCCAGCCGGTAGTTCAGCCCACGCACGATCGCCCGCGCCGAGCGGGTGGTGTGCTTGATGGCGTACCTGCCGCCGACCTGGAGCGGCCGGGTCTCGTCCAGCCAGCAGACCATCGCCTCGATGTCCTGGGCCACCGCCGGGGCGTTGTTCGGCCGGCAGATCATGTCGCCCCGGGAGATGTCGATCTCGTCTTCCAGGCGTACGGTCACCGACATCGGCGGGAACGCCTCCGCGACCGGCCCGTCGGCGGTCTCCACCACGGCGATCCGGCTGGTGAAGCCGGACGGCAGCACCATCACCTCGTCGCCGGGCTTGAGCACACCGGAGGCCACCTGGCCGGCGTAGCCGCGGTAGTCGGTGACGGTGGTGGACTGCGGACGGATCACGTACTGCACCGGGAACCGGACGTCGACCAGGTTGCGGTCGCTGGCGATGTGCACCCGCTCCAGGTGGTGCAGCAGCGACGGCCCCTCGTACCAGGGCATGTTCGCCGACCGGCTGACGATGTTGTCGCCGCGCAGCGCGGAGATCGGCACCACCGTCAGATCGGGCGCGTCGAGCTTCGCGGCGAACGCGGTGAACTCGTCGGCGATCCGCTCGAAGACCTCCTGCGAGAAATCGACCAGGTCCATCTTGTTGACGCAGAGCACCAGGTGCGGGACCCGCAACAGCGAGCAGAGGAACGCGTGCCGGCGGGACTGCTCCACCAGGCCCTTGCGGGCGTCGACCAGGATCAGCGCCAGGTCGGCGGTGGACGCCCCGGTGACCATGTTCCGGGTGTACTGGATGTGCCCGGGGGTGTCGGCGATGATGAACTTCCGCCGCGGCGTGGCGAAGTAGCGGTACGCCACGTCGATGGTGATGCCCTGCTCCCGCTCGGCCCGCAGGCCGTCGGTGAGCAGCGCCAGGTTGGTGTACTCGTCGCCGCGGGCCGCGCTGACCGCCTCGACGGCGGCGAGCTGGTCGGTGAAGAGCGACTTGGTGTCGTACAGCAGCCGGCCGATCAGGGTCGACTTGCCGTCGTCCACGCTGCCCGCGGTGGCGAAGCGCAGCAGGTCCATGCGACGGGGCTCCGGCCCGCCACCGGTGGCGGCGCGGCCGTCCGTCGGCTTCGCGCCGTCCGGCGCGACGGTCTCGGTGGTCATCAGAAGTAGCCCTCCCGCTTGCGGTCCTCCATGGCGGCCTCGCTGACCCGGTCGTCACCCCGGGTCGCGCCGCGCTCGGTGATCCGGGTGGCGGCGACCTCCTCGATGACCTTCTCCACCGTGTCGGCGTCCGAGCGGACGGCGGCGGTGCAGGACGCGTCGCCGACCGTGCGGTAGCGCACCCGCGCCTTGAACCGCTCCTCACCCGCCCGGGGCCGGAAGAACTCGTTGACCGCGTAGAGCATCCCGTCCCGCTCGACCACCTCGCGCTCGTGCGCGTAGTAGATCGACGGCAGCGCGATCCGCTCCCGGGCGATGTAGTGCCAGACGTCCAGCTCCGTCCAGTTGGACAGCGGGAAGACCCGGATCGACTCGCCCGGGTGGTGCCGGCCGTTGTAGAGCGCCCACAGTTCGGGACGCTGGTTCTTCGGATCCCACTGGCCGAACTCGTCCCGGAAGCTGAACACCCGCTCCTTGGCCCGGGCCTTCTCCTCGTCCCGGCGGGCGCCGCCGAAGAGCGCGTCGAAGCGGTGCTTCTCCACCGCGTCCAGGAGCACCGGGGTCTGGATCCGGTTGCGCATGCCGTCGGCCGACTCGCGCACCAGCCCGCTGGCCAACGCCTCCGGCACGCTCGCCACCACCAGCTGCAGGCCCAGCTCGGCGACCCGCTGATCCCGGTATTCGAGAACCTCGGGGAAGTTGTGCCCGGTGTCCACGTGCATCACGGGGAAGGGGATGTTGGCCGGCGCGAACGCCTTCTGAGCCAACCGCAGCATCACGATCGAGTCCTTGCCGCCCGAGAAGAGCAGCACCGGCCGCTCCATCTCGGCGACCACCTCGCGCATCACGAAGATGCTCTCGGCCTCCAGCGCGTCGAGGTGCGAGACCTGGTAGGCGGGGGCGGTCACGACCGGGACTCGATTCGCTCGCTCATCCGATTCCAGACCTTTCCGGTCGGGTACGTCAGGAAGACGCTCAGGCTACCCCGAATGTCTCTGCAACGCCGCAAGCAACCGGGGAGCGAGATCCGCACGACAGACCAGCAGGTCGGGCAGGCGCGGATCCGCCTCGTTGTATTTCAGCGCAGAACCATCGATCCGGGAAGCGTGCAGCCCGGTGGCCGTCGCCACAGCCACCGGCGCCGCCGAATCCCACTCGTACTGGCCACCGGCGTGGATGTAGGCGTCCACCTCACCGGTCGCCACCGCCGCGATCTTGGCGCCGGCCGAGCCCATCGGCACCAGGTGCGCCCCCACGTCCTCGGCCAGGTCGGTGAGGAAGACCGGCGGCCGGCTCCGGCTCGCCGCCAACCGGATGGTCCGCCGCCCGCCCGCGGCCGCCGCCTCCACCGTCAGCGGCGGGTACGCCGGCGGGTAGTCGGTCGCGAGCACCCGCTGCTGCGCCGGCAACGCCACCGCCCCGGCGACCAGCCCGTGCGGCGTCGGCGCGGTACGCGACCAGAGCGCCACGTGCACCGCCCAGTCCGAACGGCCCTCCTCGGCGAACTCCCGGGTGCCGTCCAGCGGGTCGACGATCCACACCCGGTCGGCGGTCAACCGGGACACCGCCCCGGTGTTCACCTCCGCCGCCCAGGCCAGCCGCGACCCCTCGTCCTCCTCGGAAAGGACCGCGTCGCCCGGCCGCCACTGCGCCAGCTCGGTGCGGATCAGGTCGTGCGAGACCTTGTCGCCGGCCGACTTCAGCGCTCCCGCGTCCGCGAACCCCAGCTCGGCCCGCAGCGCCAGCAGCGCCTGACCGGCCCGGGCGGCCAGCCAGCGGGCGAACGCGCCGTCGATCATCGGAGGACTGCCCATGACTTCCGCTCCCGTCGCCTCGTCCCGTCCCGCGCCGCCCGGCGAGCCGGCGACGACCCGCCGCCGGTCGCGTCACTCGGGCGAAAGGCGCAGACTACCCGCTGGCGACGTCCGGCCCCGGACGCCCGCCCGGCTCACGACCCGTGGTACAGGTTCTGCGTCGGCTCCACGCCGCGGGTGACGACCGACTCCACCACGTCCGCGGCCCGGTCCACCAGGAACTCCAGCTCCTTGCGCTCGACCGCGCCGAAATCCGACAGTACGTAGTCGGCCGGGTCCTGCCGCCCCGGCGGCCGGCCGATGCCGAACCGCACCCGGACGTAGTCCTTGGTGCCCAGCGACTTCGACATCGACCGCAGGCCGTTGTGCCCGCCCTCGCCGCCGCCGCACTTCACCCGCAGCTGCCCGTAGCCGATGTCCAGCTCGTCGTGCACCGCGACCACCTGGCCCGGCGCCACCTTGTAGAACTGCGTCAGCGCGGCCACCGGCCCGCCGGAGAGGTTCATGTAGGTCAGCGGCTTCACCAGCACCAGCTTCGGCCCGCCGAAGCCGAGCCGCCCCTCGGCCACCTCCGCCACCGCGCGCTTGTGCCGGCCGAACTTCGCGCCGAGTCGCCCGGCCAGCAGGTCGGCCACCATGAACCCGACGTTGTGCCGGTTACCGGCGTACTCCCGGCCCGGGTTGCCCAGGCCGACCACCAGCCACGGCCCCGCCTCGTCCGTCACGACCCGCCCCTCCCGCTGTCGCTGCCACCAGACCCGAATACGCCGACAGGCGCCCCCAAACCGCTCGGGGACGCCCGTCGCACGAAGCGAACCGATCAGGCCTCGGTACGCGCCTCGGCGCTCTCCTCGCCCGCGGCGGCCGGAGCTTCCTCGGCGCCCTCGGAGCCCTCGGTGACCTCGCCGACCTCGGCCTCGGCCTCCTCGGTGGCCTCCTCGACCTCGGGCAGGGTGGCCTCGAGCTGCTCGGCGGTCGGCGCGGCGGTCACCGCGGCGACCGGCAGCTCCGGGTCGGCGGCCAGCTCGACGCCGGCCGGCAGCTGAACGTCGCTGGCGGTGACCTGCGAGCCGGCCTCCAGGCCCTCGATCGAGGCCTCCAGGTGGTCCGGCACCTTGGTGGCGTCGGCGGTCACCGAGAGGGTGTCGTGGTCGTGCACGATCAGGGTGTCCTTGGCGGCCTCACCGGTCAGCTGGACCGGGACGTCGACGGTGACCTTCTCGCCGCGCCGGACCAGCAGCAGGTCGACGTGCTCGAAGGTGTCCTTGATCGGGTCACGCTGGATCGCCTTCGGCAGCGCCAGCGCCTGGGTGCCGTCGCTCACCTCGATCGCGAAGAGCTGGTTGGCGCCACCCTTACGGATCGCCGCGGCGAACTCCCGGGCGGGAAGCGCGATGTGCTTGGGCTTCTCGCCGTGGCCGTACAGCACGGCGGGCACCTTGCCGGCCCGGCGGGTACGACGGGCACCACCCTTGCCGAACTCGGTACGGGGCTCGGCGCTGATCTTTACCTCGGACACGGGGAAACTCCTGATGCTTCGCTGCGGCGGCTTGTCGTCTGGCGGTGCTGGGGCGAGGGGCTCGCTGGGGCTCATGCGTCATGAACGACTGCCCGGAGCACCGCGTCGATCACGGTGCCTCCGTGCGGCGCTTGTCAGCGGCCCGCCGGGCACCCTCGCCGTGGCAACCGCACCAGTCTACCCGAGCTGATTCCGTGCTCTCCGGCAGTCCCCAGGTCTCCGCCCCGGCGCCGGCGTCGGCGTGCCGCTCGGCCCGGCCGGGGCTCGTCCGCCGGAGCGCGGAGCGGATCGGCATGGCCGCGGCCCGCGCGCCGGGCGGGACGGGCGGCGGGGGTCAGGGCGTCGCCCCGGCCCCCGCCGGTCGGTCAGCTCAGGCCGCCGAACAGGGTGGTCACCGAACCGTCGTCGAACACCTCACGGATCGCCCGGGCCAGCAGCGGCGCGATCGACAGCACGGTGAGCTTGTCGAGCTGCTTCTCTGGCGGCAGCGGCAGCGTGTTGGTCACCACGACCTCGCTGATCGGGCTGTTCTTCAGCCGCTCGGTCGCCGGGTCGGAGAGCAGGGCGTGGGTGGAGGCGACCACCACGTCCGCCGCGCCGGACTCCCGGAGGATGTCCGCCGCCCGGCAGATCGTGCCACCGGTGTCGATCATGTCGTCGACGATCAGGCAGACCCGGCCCTCGACCTCGCCGACCACCCGGTTCGCCACCACCTGGTTCGGCTTCAGCGGGTCCCGGGTCTTGTGGATGAAGGCCAGCGGGCAGCCGCCCAGCCGGTCCGTCCACCGCTCGGCCACCCGCACCCGGCCCGAGTCCGGCGCCACCACGGTCATCGGCCGGCCCGCGTACTTGTGCTGGACGTACTCGGCGAGCACGTCCATCGCGAAGAGGTGGTCCACCGGGCCGTCGAAGAAGCCCTGGATCTGCGCGGTGTGCAGGTCGACGGTGAGGATCCGGTTCGCGCCCGCGGTCTTGAGCAGGTCGGCGATCAGCCGGGCCGAGATCGGCTCCCGACCCCGGTGCTTCTTGTCCTGCCGCGAGTACGGGTAGAACGGCAGGACCACGGTGATCCGCTTCGCCGAACCCCGCTTCAGCGCGTCGATCATGATCAGGGTCTCCATGACCCAGGTGTTGACCCCGTGCGTGACGGACTGCACCACGAAGGCGTCCGAACCACGCACCGAGTCCTTGAACCGTACGAAGATCTCACCGTTGGCGAACTCGTACGCGTCGGCCGGCGTCGGCGCGACGCCGAGCACCTCGCCGATCTCCCTGGCCAGCTCCGGAAAGGCCCGTCCGGAGAAGAGCATCAGGCTCTTGCGGTTTTCGGCGACGATGCTGCCCATGGCCCGTCTGCTCCCGTTGTGGTCGGTGGTACCCGGCGCGCGGTGGTGGTGGGCCGGGGACTATTCGGTTGCAGTATCTCCCCCGCCGGACGCCGGGCCCACCGCCTCGGCATCACCGTGGATTGCCTCACCTTCGCTTGCGGCACCCGCCCCGCCCGACGCACCCTCCGCTGCCCGCAGCGCCCGCTCGGCCGCCGCCGCAGAGACCGTGCCGGGCCGCTTGCGGGCCACCCAGCCCTCGATGTTGCGGTGCGGCGCCCGGGTCACCCCGAGCGCGCCGGGCGGCACGTCCTGGGCGATCGCGCTGCCCGCCGCCACGTACGCCCCGGGACCCACCTCGACCGGGGCGATCAGGCTGGTGTCGCAGCCGACGAAGGCCCCCTCGCCGACGACCGTCCGGTGCTTGTTCACCCCGTCGTAGTTCACGAAGATCGTCGCCGCGCCGATGTTGGCCTTGGCCCCGATCGTCGCGTCACCCACGTACGACAGGTGCGGCACCTTGGCGCCCTCGCCGACCTCGGAGTTCTTCACCTCGACGAACGTGCCGACCTTCGACTTCCCGGCCAGCCGCGCGGCCGGCCGCAGGTACGCGTACGGCCCGACACTGGCCCCCGGGCCGACCTCGGCGCCCACCGCGTGGCTGCGCAGCACTGTCGCGCCCGCGCCGACCACGGTGTCGATCAGGGTGACGTCCGGCCCGACCACCGCGCCGGTGCCGACCACCGTGCCGCCACGGAGCTGGGTGTTCTGGTCCACCACCGCGTCCCGGTCCAGCGCGACGGTCACGTCGATCCAGGTCGTGTCCGGGTCCAGCAGGGTCACACCGGTCCGCATCCAGGCCTCGTTCACCCGGTCGCGCAGCAGCCGGCGCAGCCCGGCCAGCTCGACCCGGTCGTTGCAGCCCAGCGTCTCGACGTGGTCGGCCGCGACGTGCACCGCCACCGGCTCGCCGGCCGAGACCAGCAGGCCGAAGACGTCGGTGAGGTACTCCTCGCCCTGGTCGTTGTCGGTGGAGAGCTTGCCCAGCGCGTCCCGCAGCCGGGCCGCGTCGAACGCGTAGATCCCGGCGTTGATCTCGCGGATCGCGCGCTGCGCGGCGGTGGCGTCCCGCTCCTCGACGATCCGCTCCAGCCGGCCCTCGTCGTTGCGGACGATCCGGCCCAGGCCGGTCGGGTCGGGCACCTCGGCGGCGAGCACGGTCGCCGCGGCGCCCGCACCCTCGTGCGCCGCCACCAGCGCGGCCACCGTCTCCGCACGGAGCAGCGGCACGTCCCCGTTGATCACGACGACGGTGCCGGTGGCGTCCGGCGCCGCGTCCAGCGCGATCCGGACCGCGTGCCCGGTTCCAAGCTGCTCGGCCTGGAGCACCGGGGTGGCCTCCGGGGCGACCTCGGTCAGGTGGCCGCGCACCTGGTCGGCGCCGTGCCCGACCACGACCACCGTGCGGTCCGCGCCGAGCGGCGCGGCGGCGGTCAGCACGTGGCCGAGCAGCGTACGGCCGAGCAGCGGGTGCAGCACCTTGGGCAGCGCCGACTTCATCCGCTTGCCCTCACCGGCGGCGAGCACGACGACGGTGCGGGTGTGGGGCTGGGACACGACGCGGCTCCAGTCGGGACGACGGACAGTCTCGCGGCCATGCTAACCAGACGTCGTCCGCCGACGAGTGGAAGCTCCCGGGAGAGGACTCGAACCCCTACAATCAGGACCAAAACCTGACGTCCTGCCATTAGACGACCCGGGACGGTCTGAAACGGGCAAACCAAACAGCCCGCCGATCCCCTACACCTTAGCGTCCCTCCCCCGTGGCGACATCGCTCATTCCTTTCATGATCCCTTCGATCTTCCAGTAGAGCCGGCTCGACTGCGGGACGTAGACCGTGAGGCATCCCCGATACTCCGCACCGACGTTCTGTCGCGTCGTCCCCGGTCGGTGGCGCTTGAGCGAGGACCGCTGGAACTCCTCGGGCGGCACCCCGACCAGGTCGGCCCACCAGCGCACCGCCGCCGCCTCGTCCGCGGTCTCGTGAATGTGGACCCGGAACCGCAGGGCATCGCGAGCGACGCCGAGCGCCTCGACGAACCGCACGAACAGCAACACCAGCATCGGGTCGCTGTTGACGAACTTGAGCCGGCAGTCGTTGGGCCGCCAGGGTTTCGCCTTGGCGCCCTCACACCAGTAGATCGCCGCGCCGACCAGGATCAGCTCGCGGTAGCGGAGCCGCTTGACCCAGGCGGCGACCTTGGCCACCGTCTCGGCCCGCGCGGCGTCCCGGACGGTGCGGTACTCGCCCCACTGCGCGTCGGTCATCACCTTGGAGTGCGCCCGCCGCCGCGCCCTCGCCTCGTCGGAGTCGCGATCGAGCGGGAGGTGCCGCACCCACAGATAAGCCGTCGAGGGGGCCACCCCCACCCGCCTCGCAATCTCTGGGACGCTGCGCCCCTGCCGGCGCAGGCGGAGTGCCGCCTCGTAACGCGGCAACGACGATCGGCGAGGGCTGGGGTGCGCCGGCCCGGCGGCGAGCGGATCGGCCATGACCAGCAGGTTAGAACGCACGTACGACGTTCTCACCCATTCATTCCCGGAACTCTCCCGTGCGAACCGCGGTGCCTCAAGTTACGGTGACGTAGGCGTAACTTTGCGATCTTGCCCGACCCCTCTGCGAGGTGCCATGTCGACCGCTCTGCTGGACCCGAACAACGCCGCCGGCCCGAAGCCACTTACCCAGGGCGCCCAGTCTCCAGGCATCCTGGTCGCCCTCTGGGCGTTCGTCGTGATCCCCTTCGTGGCCCTGATCGCCGCCGTCCCGGTCGCCTGGGGCGGCTGGTTGAGCTGGACCGACGTCGCCATCGCGCTGGTCTGGTACGTGGTGTCCGGGCTCGGCATCACGGTCGGCTACCACCGCTACTTCACCCACGGCTCGTTCAAGGCCAAGCGGTGGCTGCGGATCGCCCTGGCGGTCTCCGGTTCGCTGGCGGTGCAGGGCGAGATCATCCAGTGGGTCGCCGACCACCGCCGCCACCACGCCTTCTCCGACCAGGAGGGCGATCCGCACTCGCCGTGGCGGTTCGGCGAGAGCCTCGGCGGGCTGGCCCGCGGCATGTTCCACGCCCACGTCGGCTGGCTCTTCGGCCGCGAACTGTCCAACCGGGAGCGCTTCGCGCCGGACCTGCTGGCCGACCGGGACATCAACCGGGTGGACCGGCTCTTCCCGCTGCTGGTCAGCGTCTCGGTGCTCGGCCCGGCGCTGATGGGCGGCCTGCTCACCTGGTCCTGGCAGGGCGCGCTCACCGCGCTCTTCTGGGGCGGCCTGGTGCGGATCGCCCTGCTGCACCACGTGACCTGGTCGATCAACTCGGTCTGCCACGTCTACGGTGAGCGCCCGTTCGCGGTGCGCCAGGGCGACCGGGCGTCCAACTTCTGGCCGCTGGCCATCCTGTCCTTCGGCGAGAGCTGGCACAACCTGCACCACGCCGACCCGACCAGCGCCCGGCACGGCGTGCTGCGCGGACAGGTGGACATCTCGGCCCGGGTGATCTGGCTGTTCGAGAAGGTCGGTGCGGCGTACGACGTGCGGTGGCCGAAGCCCGAACGGATCGCCGCGAAGCTCGTCAAGCCGGTCGCCGAGCGGTAAACCGGGCGGTGCCGGTGCGGGTTACCTGGCAGTATTGCCGGGTGACCGAGCGAAACGCTGGCTCCATCCCACGACAGGGCGTCACTGAACGCCGGCGAGGTGACGACATGGCGGACGCCGCGGGCAGGGATGCGAGCGCCGGCCGGCGGCGGGCGGTGCCAGCGGCGGCGGGCAAGACCACCTCGCGGGTACGCATGTCGGCGGCCCAGCGCCGGGAGCAGTTGATCTCGATCGGCCGGCAGATCTTCGCCGAGCGCGGGTTCGACGCCACCTCGATAGAGGAGGTGGCGGCCCGCGCCAAGGTCTCCAAGCCGGTGGTCTACGAGCACTTCGGCGGCAAGGAGGGGCTCTACGCGGTGGTGGTGGACCGGGAGGTCCGCGCCCTGCTGGACCGGATCACCACCGCGCTGACCGCCGGGCATCCGCGGGAGCTGCTGGAGCAGGCGGCGCTGGCCCTGCTGACGTACATCGAGGAGGAGACCAGCGGGTTCCGGGTGCTGGTGCGCGAGTCGCCGCTGATGTCGGCGACCGGCAATTTCAGCAGCGTGATGAACGACGTGGCGCACCAGGTGGAGCACATCCTGGGCGCGGAGTTCTCCAGCCGGGGGTACGACCCGAAGCTGGCCGAGCTCTACTCGCAGGCGCTGGTGGGCATGGTGGCGTTGATCGGCCGCTGGTGGCTGGAGGTGCGCAAGCCGCGCAAGGAGACGGTGGCCGCGCACCTGGTGAACCTGGCCTGGAACGGGTTGTCGCACCTGGAGGCCAAGCCGGGCCTGATCACGGTGCGGGGGCGCTGACCGGCCTCAGGGCCGGCGCAGGTGGGTCTCGTGCACCGGGTGGTTCCGGTGCTGCCGCAGCTCCTCGGCGTGCTCGTCGGTGCCGACCTTGTCGTACAGGCCGGTGCCGAGCAGGAGCAGGCCGAAGATCATCGACACCACGACGGTGGACATCGAGAAGTTGAGGAAGTTGGCCTCGGTCTGCAGCACGGACATCATGAGGATGCTGGTGACCAGGAAGATGACGCCGGCGGTCAGGTTCATGTAGTGGCCGAGGTTGCCGCGCCGGGACGCGCCGACGATCAGCACGATCCCGAACACCACGGAGGCCAGCGAGAACGCGAGGTTGGTGCGGAGCCCGAGCGCCCAGTCGCCGTCGCGCGCGAAGAGCGGGCCACCCCAGGTCAGGGCGACGCCCCAGACGCCGAAGACCAGGATGTAGAGCCCCACCAGCCCGGCCAGGACCCGGTAGATCGGTCGCGCCGGGTGGTTCACCGGAAAGTGCACCATCGCCCGTCCTCCGTCCGAATGGCAACAATTCACCAGGATTGTCACCCGGGGCGCCGGCACCTGTCCGCCGAACCGCCGGCCACACCCTCGGCCCGGCACGAACGAGAGCGGGCCCGGACGAACCGGGCCCGCGGCAGGGAGGAGGGATCAGAGGACGAGACGCGCCTTCTCGAACGCCTCGCGCTCCTCGTCGGTGCCGACCTTGCCGTACATCCCGACCATCAGCAGCACCAGGCTGAGCACCATCAGCACGATGACGGTTGCGACGCTGAAGTTGAAGATGTTCGCCTCGGTCTGCAGGAACGCCAGCCCGGCCAGGCTGACCGCCATCAGCAGGTACGCCAGCCACTGGTTGAGCACCACGTCGATGTTGCGGCCGATCGCGGTGCCGGCCAGCACGGCGAGCCCGAGCAGGACGCTGATCAGCGAGAAGCCGAGGTTGGTGCCCTGCCCGATGGACCGGGTGTCGTCCTGGGCGAGGACCTCGTTGCCGGCGCTCGCGATGATGCCGAGCACGCCGAAGACGACCAGGTACAGACCGGTGAGCCCGCCGATCGCCCGGTAGATCGGCCGCGCGGGGTGGTTGACGGGGGTGTGGGCCATGTCTGAGTCTCCAACGCCGTTCGGGTGAGGGTTCGCCGACGATTGTCCCGCACGTCGAGATGTGACGCCGCACACGGGTGCCGCGTGCCGGGCACCCGCCCGCGGCGGGGCCGGTCAGCTCGCCGGGATCTCGTCGGCGAGGGTCAGCCACGTCTCCTCGGTCCGCTCCCGCTCGGCCCGCAGCTCCTTGAGCTGGGCGTCGAGTTCGGCGACCTTGGCGTAGTCGGTGGCGTTCGCGGCGAGCTGGTCGAGCAGCGCCGCTTCCTTCTGCTCCAGCTTGGCGACCTGCCGTTCCAACCGGGCGAGTTCCTTGCGGGCCTGCCGGGCCTCGGCGGCGGACATGCCGGTGGCCGCGGCGGCCTTCGGCTGGGCGGGCGCCGCGGTCTCGGCCGGGGCGGCCCGGCCGGCGGCGCGGGCCAGGTACTCGTCGACGCCGCCGGGCAGGTGCACCAGCCGGCCGTCGCCGAACATCCCGTACGCGGTTTCGGTGACCCGTTCGATGAGGTAGCGGTCGTGGCTGGCCACCACGATGGTGCCGGGCCAGGAGTCGAGCAGGTCCTCTAGCGCGGCCAGGGTGTCGGTGTCCAGGTCGTTGGTGGGCTCGTCGAAGAGCAGCACGTTCGGCTCCCCGGCGAGCAGCCGGAGCATCTGCAGCCGGCGCCGCTCGCCGCCGGAGAGGTCGCCGACCGGGGTCCAGAGCCGCCGGTCGTCGAAGCCGAAGATCTCGGCGAGCTGGGCCGCGGAGATCTCCCGGTCGCCGAGCTGGACCCGCCGGGCGACCTCCTCGACCGCTTCGAGCACCCGCAGCTGGCTGGGGAGTTCGGCGAGTTCCTGGGAGAGGAACGCCGGCCGCACCGTGGAGCCGGCGGCGAACCGGCCGCCGTCGGGGCGGGTGACGCCGGCGAGCATCCGGAGCAGGGTGGTCTTGCCGGCTCCGTTGGCGCCGAGGATGGCGATCCGGTCGCCGGGCCCGACCTGCCAGGTGACGCCGTCGAGGATGGTCTTCGGGCCGGCGTGCAGGGTGACCTGCTCCAGGTCGTACACCTGCTTGCCGAGCCGGGCGGTGGCGAGCTTCTGCAGCGACATGGTGTCGCGCGGCGGTGGGACGTCGGCGATCAGCGCGTTGGCGGCCTCGATGCGGAACCGCGGCTTGGAGGTGCGGGCCGGCGCGCCGCGGCGCAGCCAGGCGATCTCCTTGCGGAGCAGGTTCTGCCGGCGGGCCTCGGTGGCGGCGGCGACCCGCTCCCGCTCGGCCCGGGCCAGGGTCCAGGCGGCGAAGCCGCCGTCGTAGGAGCGGACGGCCTGGTCGGCGACCTCCCAGGTGGTGGTGCAGACGGCGTCGAGGAACCAGCGGTCGTGAGTGACCACGACGAGGGCGCCCTTGCGGCCGAGCAGGTGCCGGGCCAGCCAGTCGACGCCGCCGACGTCGAGGTGGTTGGTGGGCTCGTCGAGGATGAGCAGGTCGGATTCGCGCACCAGCAGCGCGGCCAGGGCGACCCGGCGGCGTTCGCCGCCGGACATCGGGCCGACCGGCTGTTCCAGGCCGAGGTGCGGCATGCCGAGCCCGTCGAGGATGGCGCGGACACCGGCGTCGCCGGCCCACTCGTGCTCGGCGCCCATGCTCTCGCCGAGCCAGGCGGTGCCGAGCACGACGTCCCGCACGGTGGCGTCGGGGGCCAGCTGGAGGCTCTGCGGCAGCCAGGCGACCCGCAGGTCGCGGCGGTGGGTGACCCGCCCGTCGTCCGGTTCCTCCTGCTTGGTGAGCAGCCGCAGCAGGGTGGACTTGCCGGCGCCGTTGAGCCCGACGACGCCGATCCGGTCGGCGTCGTCCAGGCCGAGCGAGACGTCGGTGAGCAGCGGCCCGGCGGCGCCGTAGCCCTTGGACACCCGGTCCAGGTTGACGATGTTGGCCACTACCCACCTCCCATGATCAAGGCGTCCCGGGTGCGGGACGCCTGCGACAGTTGAGGGTACGCGGGTGCCGCGGCCGTCCGGCCGGGCGTCGGGCCCCCTGTCGGTCAACCGGTCCCCGCTTGCGCTTGTTCCGTCCGGCCGGAAGGCGGCGTCCGCCGGACAGCCGGGCGGCGGCCGGCCGGGACGGGTGCGCTGGCGGTGGGTGGTTCAGACGATGCGCGCCCCGGCGACCGGTCCGTGGGCCACCCGGGCCTCCCGGCACACCCCGGCGGCCGTCAGGTCGGCGGCGATCCGATCGGCGTGCGCCTCGTCGGTGGCGAGGAAGACGCAGGTCGGCCCGGAGCCGGAGACGATGCCGGCGAGCGCGCCGGCCGCCTCGCCGGCCTTCAGGGTGGCGGCGAGCGACGGGCGCATGGCCAGCGCGGCGTCCTGGAGGTCGTTGCCGAGGGCGGCGGCGAGCACCCGCGGGTCGCGCTGGCGCAGCGCGGCGAGCAGCGCGTCGGTGCTGCCGAGCGGGGGGCGGGCGGCGCCGGCCTCGCGGAGCCGGTCGAGTTCGGCGTAGGCGGCCGGGGTGGAGAGCCCGCCGTCGGCGATGGCCACCACCCAGTGCCAGGAGGTGGGGCGGGCCAGCACCGGGCTGACCGCCTCGCCCCGGCCGGTGCCCAGCGCGGTGCCGCCGT
This genomic window contains:
- a CDS encoding DUF4383 domain-containing protein, encoding MVHFPVNHPARPIYRVLAGLVGLYILVFGVWGVALTWGGPLFARDGDWALGLRTNLAFSLASVVFGIVLIVGASRRGNLGHYMNLTAGVIFLVTSILMMSVLQTEANFLNFSMSTVVVSMIFGLLLLGTGLYDKVGTDEHAEELRQHRNHPVHETHLRRP
- a CDS encoding TetR/AcrR family transcriptional regulator, producing the protein MADAAGRDASAGRRRAVPAAAGKTTSRVRMSAAQRREQLISIGRQIFAERGFDATSIEEVAARAKVSKPVVYEHFGGKEGLYAVVVDREVRALLDRITTALTAGHPRELLEQAALALLTYIEEETSGFRVLVRESPLMSATGNFSSVMNDVAHQVEHILGAEFSSRGYDPKLAELYSQALVGMVALIGRWWLEVRKPRKETVAAHLVNLAWNGLSHLEAKPGLITVRGR
- a CDS encoding acyl-CoA desaturase; translated protein: MSTALLDPNNAAGPKPLTQGAQSPGILVALWAFVVIPFVALIAAVPVAWGGWLSWTDVAIALVWYVVSGLGITVGYHRYFTHGSFKAKRWLRIALAVSGSLAVQGEIIQWVADHRRHHAFSDQEGDPHSPWRFGESLGGLARGMFHAHVGWLFGRELSNRERFAPDLLADRDINRVDRLFPLLVSVSVLGPALMGGLLTWSWQGALTALFWGGLVRIALLHHVTWSINSVCHVYGERPFAVRQGDRASNFWPLAILSFGESWHNLHHADPTSARHGVLRGQVDISARVIWLFEKVGAAYDVRWPKPERIAAKLVKPVAER
- the glmU gene encoding bifunctional UDP-N-acetylglucosamine diphosphorylase/glucosamine-1-phosphate N-acetyltransferase GlmU, yielding MSQPHTRTVVVLAAGEGKRMKSALPKVLHPLLGRTLLGHVLTAAAPLGADRTVVVVGHGADQVRGHLTEVAPEATPVLQAEQLGTGHAVRIALDAAPDATGTVVVINGDVPLLRAETVAALVAAHEGAGAAATVLAAEVPDPTGLGRIVRNDEGRLERIVEERDATAAQRAIREINAGIYAFDAARLRDALGKLSTDNDQGEEYLTDVFGLLVSAGEPVAVHVAADHVETLGCNDRVELAGLRRLLRDRVNEAWMRTGVTLLDPDTTWIDVTVALDRDAVVDQNTQLRGGTVVGTGAVVGPDVTLIDTVVGAGATVLRSHAVGAEVGPGASVGPYAYLRPAARLAGKSKVGTFVEVKNSEVGEGAKVPHLSYVGDATIGAKANIGAATIFVNYDGVNKHRTVVGEGAFVGCDTSLIAPVEVGPGAYVAAGSAIAQDVPPGALGVTRAPHRNIEGWVARKRPGTVSAAAAERALRAAEGASGGAGAASEGEAIHGDAEAVGPASGGGDTATE
- a CDS encoding DUF4383 domain-containing protein, translating into MAHTPVNHPARPIYRAIGGLTGLYLVVFGVLGIIASAGNEVLAQDDTRSIGQGTNLGFSLISVLLGLAVLAGTAIGRNIDVVLNQWLAYLLMAVSLAGLAFLQTEANIFNFSVATVIVLMVLSLVLLMVGMYGKVGTDEEREAFEKARLVL
- a CDS encoding helix-turn-helix domain-containing protein is translated as MADPLAAGPAHPSPRRSSLPRYEAALRLRRQGRSVPEIARRVGVAPSTAYLWVRHLPLDRDSDEARARRRAHSKVMTDAQWGEYRTVRDAARAETVAKVAAWVKRLRYRELILVGAAIYWCEGAKAKPWRPNDCRLKFVNSDPMLVLLFVRFVEALGVARDALRFRVHIHETADEAAAVRWWADLVGVPPEEFQRSSLKRHRPGTTRQNVGAEYRGCLTVYVPQSSRLYWKIEGIMKGMSDVATGEGR